Proteins encoded together in one Gigantopelta aegis isolate Gae_Host chromosome 8, Gae_host_genome, whole genome shotgun sequence window:
- the LOC121379773 gene encoding meprin A subunit beta-like, with product MSLLFDRCHSPVGRHHGKYIGITLGSGCYRVMTVVHETMHALGFWHEQSRPDRDDYVTIRHEHNFNKYPNTKVDTQGIPYDYESLLVHYSAYGFAIDRRKPTIVPKKAGVVTGQRMHLSPSDILEIRKFYGCLAGESLNGSTHIPTHTTAVPGQHKYNCAVHT from the exons atgtctttgCTGTTTGATAGATGTCACAGTCCAGTAGGCAGACATCACGGGAAATATATTGGGATCACGCTGGGAAGCGGATGTTACCGGGTTATGACTGTCGTGCATGAGACGATGCACGCGTTGGGATTCTGGCACGAGCAGAGCAGGCCTGACCGAGACGACTACGTCACCATAC GTCATGAACACAATTTCAACAAATATCCCAACACGAAGGTGGACACGCAAGGTATACCATATGACTACGAGTCGTTGTTGGTGCACTACTCTGCTTACGGCTTCGCCATTGACCGGAGAAAGCCGACCATCGTTCCGAAGAAAGCCGGTGTTGTGACTGGACAAAGAATGCATTTGAGCCCCAGCGATATCCTGGAGATCCGAAAGTTTTACGGCTGTTTAGCTGGAGAATCCTTAAATGGATCCACCCATATACCAA cacataCGACTGCTGTTCCAGGACAACATAAGTATAACTGTGCTGTACATacatga